The genomic DNA CCGAGCTGAGCGCGGCGCTCAGCGCGGCGGACGACGCGGCCGAAGCGGCCGAAGCGGCCGACGCCGACGCGGCCCGAAGGACCGGAGTGGCTAGCATAGTTGCTTTTTATGGGGAGACTAGAGGGTCTGGGTCTTGGCGGCTAATTTGCACGTGTCGTTAGCGATGATGCTGACAAAGGCGATGACGACGCGTGTGGTGATGACGTAAGGTCTGGGCCCGAGATCGATCCGTGTTCCGGAGTTCGGGTAATTGTCTTGGTGCGCcgcgttttttttttccttcGCTGCTGTTTTACGAAACGCGGGTAGGTGCGCGTAGGGGCGAGATGCGGAAACTGTTATTGGTTAAAGGTTCCGAGATTCCGTGCTTCCGTGGGCTGTAATGGGCTCGGAGCTGGGTTCTTATATGCTGTACACGAAGGCTATGCGCAGGGGATAGTTCGTTGGGGTCTGGGAAGAAGCTTTGCGGTGCGCAGTATTCTGGGTGCCTTGCACGTGCTTTAATGGCTCAGACGTACTCAAGTACAGGATGGTTTGGAGCGCCGTAACCGCAGATGCAGCTGTCAAAGGGGTCTGTGCTTTTAAGtgattttttcagctccCGCGTTGCTTAGTGAGCACGCATTGGATCGGAGCTCAAAACAGTGACTGCAAGAACACCGAAGGCAGCGCATGGCCGAAGTGCGAAAAGCTTAGAAACGCCGCAGCCCGCAGAGGCAGCAAACAAAGAGACCCTCGCGGACCTCAGAATAGCACTGCCCGCGCCGTCTACACCGCCTGCGCCGCCTGCGCCTGGTTCGGCGGTGTAGCCGGAGCAAGCGGGTTTAAAAACGGCTCGCGGCCGGAGGATTGGCGGCTTACGGCCGACTGTAGCAGCTGGTCGCTTTTTTGCGCAGGGCGCTTCGAGGTGGCGGGAGGAGAGAAACGGCGTGGGCCGGTGTGTGCCGGCGTAGAGCAGGGCGATGGGCAGGGCGGTAGGCGCGGGGATAGCACGGCCGGTGGAATGCGGTGGTACGTCGTTCTGCACGGGGCGTTTTGCCGCCGGCGCTGGGCGCTTGCGCCCTTTTTTGTGGAGTACAAAAACGGGGCAGATTTACGTTGTGGAACTTGGCCTTCTACACACCACTCGGTGCCGCGCGGCGGGCGGAGGCGAGCAGCGGTGGGCAGAGGCGAGTGAGTGCACGCGACAGTGCCACGATATACTTATATAGCAACGCGGGCGGGCGTGGCCCGTGATATACCTAGCTTAGGGGCAGGCGCTAGCCGCCAGGCGCCGAAGATCTGGACTATTAACAGCTGCCCGGCGCGACCGGGGCGGGCAACGGCGGCGGCGTTTTCCGCGAGCCGCCGCGGCGCAAGCACCGGGCGTGTTTTTTCTGGAACCATCCAGCTGACGCGCCCGCTCGGGCGTAAGTGGCGCCGTTTGCGCGCGTAAGCGCGCGTAGGCGTGgcgcgtcacgtgacgccgccgccgccgggCTGACGCCCGCCTTCCCCGTACTATTTAAAAAAATCCAACAAAGGATGATGGCGCGCTCCTTCCCAGATTTCGGTCTCGCCAAAATCGAAAACAGCTCAGATCCACAAGCTCCACTCACTTAACCGCGCCCGCATCGCCCGCTGTCGAAATGGCGTCTCATGTGCCCAAGAGCGAGACCTTCAAGAACCCCTACAATGGCGAGTCCTACGGCCTGGCTACGTGGGTATACGACCTAGTGGTGTTCGTCTTCAACGTTTGCTTCACCATCTTCTTCCGAGAAATCAAGATTCGCGGCACGCACAACATGCCCTGCAAGGGCACGCCCACGATCCTGGTGTGCGCGCCGCACGCCAACCAGTTCGTCGACGGCGCGCTGGTCATGTCGCAGGTGCGCAACCTGCGGGGCAGCCGCTCCCGCCAGACGTGCCTCGTCACCGCGGAATCTAGCTACAAGAAGCGCTTCATCTCCATCTTCAGCCGGAGCACGGGCGGGATCCCCGTGCCGCGCGCCCAGGACAATCTTAAGCCCGTGGACCCGGCTCTCGAGATTTACGTCCCAGACTGGGCCGAGCCCACAGTGCTGAAGTGCCGCGTCGTGGGGCGCAACGAATCCCCCCGGCTCTCCTCTCGCTTCACCCCCAAGTCGCTGGTTGGCATGCCCAGCTTCCTCGGCAACGCCCAGATCGCTGAGATTCCGGACGACGAGACCCTTGTGCTCACAAAGCCTTTCAAGGACAACTCGCAGGTCCGCGACCTGCTCACCAAGGGCACAAACTTCAAGTACGCGCCTAAGATTGACAACACTTCCGTGTTCCAGAACGTTTTTAACCATCTGCACTCGAACGGCTGTGTCGGTATTTTCCCCGAAGGCGGCTCCCACGACAGACCATCGCTGCTTCCCATCAAGGCGGGCGTCGCCATCATGGCTCTcggcgccgctgctgcagACCCCTCCTCCAAAATCCATGTAGTACCCTGCGGTCTCAGCTACTTCCACAGAAACAAGTTCAGATCCAGAGCCGTCCTGGAGTTTGGCCAGCCCATTATCGTAGATGGCGAAATGGGCAAGCGCTACGAGGCCGACCCCAGAGGCCAGACGTCAGAGTTGTTGGACAAAATCACTCAGGCCCTCTACGCCGTCACGGTCAACGCGCCTGACTACGAAACGCTCATGACTATCCAGGCTGCCCGGAGGCTTTACCAGCCGGCCATCGCCAAAACTCCCGATGGCAACGGCCATCTTCCGCTTCCTTTGGTTGTCGAAATGAACCGCCGCTTGTTGATAGGGTACTCAAAGTACAAGGATGACCCTAGAATACGACATTTGAAAGCCATGGTCTTGCAATACAACTCCAAGCTCTATGCCCTAGGCCTCAGGGACCATCAGGTTCCAAAGCTGACCTCAAAGGGTGGCGAGTGGATTTCCCTGTTAACGATATGTACTCGCGTGATCCGCATCTGTTTCTACCTCCTTCTGTCTTTGCCAGGCACCATTTTGTTTATGCCCGTCTTTGTTACCTGCCACTACTACGCGCAGaaaaaagcagaagatgggttgaagaagtctcTGGTCAAGATCAAAGGCACTGACCTGCTGGCAACTTGGAAGCTACTTGTTGCCCTCGTGCTGGCGCCCACTCTCTATGTCACCTACTCACTAATGCTGTGCTACTTGGTGAAGCACTACCCACAATTGTTCGAGTCGTTGTGGGTTATTGGAACGAGAACAAACGGGTACACATCAGTGAACTTTGTATTTTTCTACGCGCTGCTGGTTTCTGCCACTTATGCCAGTTTCAAAACTGGCGAAACTGGGATGGATCTGTTTAAGTCTCTGCCCCCACTAGCAGTTTCGCTAGTTTACACAAAACGCcagcttgaagatcttAAGGAGACCAGAAAGCAGCTCAGCCTGGAGGTCACTCAAGTTTGCAATGACTTGGGTCCCACCGTCTTTCCCGATTTTGGGCGTTTTATTACAACTCAAAAGGCCGCCGAGCGCGGGGAAGAGGACAAGGATTATGTGCCTCGGAGTCGCTCCTCTTCTGTGCACTCCATGGAATCTCAAATGTCCAATGCTTTGTCAAAGGTTAACTCGAACGTTTCGCTCTCAGATATTCCAATTTTAGCGGAAGGTTCTAATGAACAACAAGACACCATAGAGGTGGAAAAGACTGAGAAACCTTCTCTTATAGGCAATCTAGTTAGACAAAGAAGACAACAGGAGAAGCAAGACTAAGGTCTACGCACATATATGCCTAATAACGTGTCAATGCATTTTTTTAAACTTAATGTTAATTTCCGTAACTAATTCTTTTAATCCTCTCCAGCAGGTATCTCATCCTTCATAATGCGGTTGAGCTTGACTCGCATCTCAGTACTTTGACCCCCTCTCAATACATCATTTACAAACCACACATCGCAGTCCATTTGAACCATCTCCAATGCGCCTCTTAACACACCGCACAAAATGTTCGAGTACCAGAGTTCCTTAGCGGCGTCCATTGGAAGCTCCACAAAATCCGATAAGGGGTTTTCATCGAGGAACAGCGAAAACGCATCTTTGTTGTTAGACCAGTTGCCCACTTGTGGTGTTACGTTTAGAAATATCTTGAACGCGCATTTACTGATTACCTCACTTGTTTGAGCTAAGGAATCACATCTAGGTAAAGCTGTACGAGCCAGAAAGTCTTCAATTAGTCTCACGCCGATATTGTAGCCCATAGCATAAAGCTGGGAGTTGACCTTCTTGAAGTCTCGCTCAAAATCTGTGCAAAGTTGAGAGACTATGGAACCATAAGTTAGAGTAAACAGCTCTGCGTTTATCTTGGCGGTTTTGTTCTTCCAGATATCGTCGCCAAAAGTCTTGAGTGACTTTTTGGGGCCTGCTGATGAAGCAGAAATACTTGCAGAGTTTGCACTCATCTTCCGCGCTTTTGTTTAATTGCCTAGGCTCTGCTCCGATGTTACATTCATTCGTCAATTGATTTGGTTGGTAAATGACCTACACGTCTATAAAACACGTCCATAATGATAGTATATATAAGGCCTGACATCTTAACATCAGTCCTTTGCCTCTAACAAGTTGTCTAGGACGTCCTGATACTTGCCATGAGTAGCTTTGttggctttcttcagtATGTCTTCGGCCTTCTTGTAGCattcttcttgctctttgCTTTCCGCGTCGTACAGGTTTCCAAGACTGGTGAGCGCTTCGGCAATGTCAACCCACGTCTGTGGCTCGTCATCTTCGCGCGCTTCTTCCAAGTATTTTACAGCGGCCCTCACAAGACTAAGTGCCTCCGCTTGTGCCTGGGGCGCTGAAAAGCCATGCATCTCTTTCTCGCCGGTAGACTCATAGGTCAGAAGCAGGAAAGCTTGAGATGCAGGCTCAGCTGCTCTCAAATGCAATTGCCCAAGTTTCCTAGCCACAGAGCGGTAAAGCTCAACGTCTTTGCTGTCAACATCCTTGGTATCGGGCTTAGGAAGAGTAGCCAAaagctccttgagcttctcgcgcaagaaagagaaattCTCTGGAGTTTCCGCACGAATTTGTGAGAGAGGGTGCTCGGCAGGAAGTTCAAGGTCACGCACCTGCTCTTCAGTGTCACTGCCAAGAggctcttcgtcgtcgtcagCACCTTGGCCCCAGTTTTCGCAGATATCTAGCAGGTCATCCAAGAGCTGCAGTACGTCAAATACCAGGTCCCGGTACTTGAAGTCCAGCACAAGATCCCGCTTAGCCTGCTCGAGCTGCTCAtgaagcttcaactttttggcgTTCTTGCTCTCGCTCGTCAGCTTCGAGATGTATTGAAGTGGAATTCTTTGCAGCACAATCTTGGCGTGGGTCAGCTTGAGTAAACCAGAATCTGGGAACTGGGAGAGCCCAATGTCGCATCTTTCAAGGGCAGCATCGAAAAACTGGGCAACTGCCTTCCGACAGTCTTTCTCGTCCATACTCTCGTCGCCTGCCCGGAAAATTGTCAGTTCGCTCAACGCCAAAGCGTAGATGGCGTGGAACTCATCTGAAAGCTCAGTGTGCGGCTTTTCCTTGTCTTTGGCCTGCTCGGTGTTTTCTTTTTCACGCAACAAGCGGTCGCATTCATGAACGATACCGTTTAGCACAAGCTCGTCGTCTCTGTCCGAGTTAAAGTATGTCTTCCATAGGCCCCTCAGCTGGACAAGCTCGTCATCTGGATCAACGCCTTCCTCAATCTCAACTTGAATTTGGCTGGCGGGAGTGGGCTCTGGTGTGGGGGAATCAGattttttctgctttttcgcagttttgttttgcttCCCAATACCCAATGCTCTCTTGGCCATTTTTCTTATAGCGCCTGCTTACCAAGAAGAATTCTGTAGTTTAGCTGGGCTAGAACTTCAATTCTTATGAGTTGCCAGTGTTTAAATACTGGTACCACTCATCTGTCTCTGAAATATCAGCAGATGAAAACTATCCAAACGACATATCCGTCCAACGTGATTCAACGTTGGCCaggtttcttcttcgttcCTCGCCTTCTGTAGGCAACGTTTGACGCATGGAACACATATATTCGTGCCCAAACGACCGACTCCCGGAAAAAATGATCTGCCCGGTTTTTCCGTGTTTCACGTGATATCGTCAGTTCATGTGATCTGTATATCACGATGTGATTTCTTCATGGTGGAATGTGGCTTTTCGAAGTGTCAAGGCATGAGTTGATGTGGAAGTAATACTGCTTGTCGCCTGTGTATTTATAAAGGTAAGTATGAATAGCTCCTGTTCGAGTGATCGTTTGTAGCAAGTTTCTCTCAGGTAGCCCGAACAATTTTTCAACGCTTTCCTGTGCTCACAACACAATAAGTTCTACGGAGAAAATGATTCAGAACGTCCCTCTCATCGCCTCGCTTAATTGTGAAGACGAGGTCCATCTTCTTGTGGGATCTCGTTCGCTAAATGTGACGCTGAGCAGAGCAGCCGGTATCGTTGCTAGCGGTGCGTACGCCAAGATTGTTAGCCCTTCAAGTGCTGAGGACGCGGAGAAGCTGCGAAAAAGGTTTGCAGGGGAGAGCCGCGTATCAGTGATTCAGAAACCTTTTGAGCTGCAAGACTTGGCTACCCAAGGAAGGGCCTTAGTCCTTGGGGTAGTTGACCGCGTTTTCGTCAATGTGGGGCAAGAGGAAGCGCTTTTGATGCAAGAGATTTACCAACAGTGCATAAAGCTGAGGATCCCTATCAACACTTCCCAGAGACCAGAGTTTTCGACTTTCAGCCCAGTCTCTACTTACACAGACCCAGCCAAGAGTGGGCTACAAATAGCTGTCACTACCAATGGTCAGGGCTGTCTTCTGGCCAACAGAATCAAGCGCGAGATTGTATCAAGTTTGCCGGCAAACATATCTCAAGCCGTGATCAACATGGGCGCGCTAAGAGACCGCATCATAAATGAGGATAACTCAAACTTGGTGTCCTCTTACTATTTAAACAAAGACCTGCAGGACTTGGGTTACGGGTTCGACGAGGATAACTGGGATAGCCACCGCTTGAACAAACTGGTACACGAGTTTGCCATGACTGAGagcgaaaaaaaactgaaaagaacaagatgGTTGTCGCAAATTATGCAATACTACCCTTTGACACAATTGGCAAACATTTCTATTGAGCAACTTGCAGACAACTACATGAGTGATAAGACTCAACTCTCGCCAGCTAAACCCGAGGCTATAGACTCGACTGCCGGCTCGCAAGCTGGGCATGATACCAACAGAGACGGACTACGTGGCGACGAGGATGTTTCCGACTCTGTCCAGCCTTCGCAAGCCAACAGGCTGGCGGAGGTCTCTGTGAAGGGCCGCATCTCTCTTGTGGGCAGTGGCCCCGGCTCCGTGTCCATGTTGACCGTGGGCGCTCTTCACCAAATCAAGACTGCCGATTTGATTTTGGCAGATAAACTAGTCCCTGAGACAGTGCTGGCACTCATTCCAGAGAAAACAGAGACTTTCATTGCCAGGAAATTTCCAGGCAATGCTGAGAGAGCACAacaagagcttttggaaaaaggaCTTGCCGGCTTGCAACAGGGCAAAAAAGTGGTACGACTGAAGCAGGGGGACCCTTATATCTTCGGACGTGGTGGAGAAGAGTTCCTGTTCTTCTCTCAACATGGGTTTGTACCACAGGTACTCCCAGGTTTGAGCTCCGCTCTCACTGCTACTGTAGTTGCCAAAATCCCAGCGACGCAGCGCGACGTCGCAGACCAGGTGCTTATCTGCACCGGAACTGGACGCAAGGGTGCGTTGCCTGAGACTCCGGAGTTTGTCGAGTCAAGAACAACTGTCTTTTTGATGGCCCTTCATAGATCAGAGCTTCTCTTAGAGGCCTTACTCAAGCGCGGGTGGGACCCTGAGGTTCCCGCAGCCATCATAGAGCGTGCATCATGTCCCGACCAAAGAATAACCAGAACTCTGCTAAAATACGTGCCCGAAGTTGTGGCGGAGATAGGCTCCCGTCCCCCTGGCTTGTTGGTCGTGGGTAAGGCGATTGGTGCTCTTGTCGACCAAAGATTTTTGGAGTTTGATGACAACAGGAAACACTACATAGAGGAAGGAATCGATGGTTCATCCGAGCCATCGATTAATCTGGAGGAGCTTCTCCAAGCTTGTACATAGAATGCATATACGTGTCACATGCTGTTCACTTATTTACCAGATCTAGTTATATCGCaattgatcaaaaacacCAACACGCACACAGTCTCGATAGGTTGGCTAGCTAATGTTTGGAGTTAGAAGGTTAATTAGTCGTCACACGAGACAGCTTTCGAGGAGTCTGCATTCAGACATTGCATTTGCGTTCGACATAGATGGCGTTCTACTGAGAACTCAAGAGCCTATTCCAGGAGCCTCTGAAGCCCTTAAGCTATGTCAGGAGAACCGAGTCCCGTTCATTTTACTAACGAACGGTGGCGGCACACTGGAAAACCAGCGCACGTCTTTTCTCTCTGACACGTTGAGAATCCCGCTTTCACCATCTCAAATAGTCCAAAGCCACACTCCATTCAAGACACTGGTgccaaagttcaaaaaggtcCTCGCAGTCGGGTCGCCTTCTGTGAGGGATGTTGCCGAGACGTATGGTTTCGAGAAAGTAGTACATCCCATGGACATTGTTCGCTATGACAGAAATATTGCGCCTTTCTCCGGCACAACATCAGAGCGGCTGATGGAGATTTCACAGGAGGCTCCTGGTCTGGACACGGAGCCTTTCGAAGCCGtccttgttttcaatgacCCAAGGGACTGGGGAGCCGACATTCAAATTATCTTGGATATCCTGAACAGTGATAAAGGGATGTTAAACACCATAAGACACGAAGCCACAAGCGTGCCCTCAGTCCCGATATACTTCTCAAACAACGACCTGTTGTGGGCCAACCAGTACAAACTGAACCGCATAGGCCAGGGAGCGTTCCGTAGCGTCATAAAGACCCTTTACGCGGAGCTGAACGGAGGAATCTCACTACAAGATACCGTTATTGGAAAGCCCACAAAAGTGACCTACGACTTTGCGCACCACGTCCTTCTCAGGTGGAGGGAGCATTTGCTCAAAAGTGAAGCGGCACACTCCGCACCCATAGAAATGCCACTGCCCGCGCTAGGAGTTGCGCCCGAAAGCTCGCCCTTCCGCAAGGTGTTCATGGTTGGCGACAACCCCGCAAGCGACATTATCGGCGGCCACAACTACGGCTGGTCGACGTGCCTTGTGCGCAGCGGCGTCTACAGAGACGGGGACTCGCTGCCCTGCAAGCCCACCATCGTCGCCGACAACGTCTTGGACGCGGTCCGCACCGCCCTGACTTCCTAAATTTAGATGTTCTCCGATACACATATACACACCGGTATATATACATACCACTTAGAGACCGCGAGAGGCCTGCCCCCTTCAAATCTGTATTTTTGACACGATCGTCTGCTCCGCCGCCAGCTTTTCAGCGTTTCGCTGATGCATTTGCTCCTTGCAGGACTTCAAGCCCTGACACGAGTGGTTTTCCATGAGACGGTGTCTCGAGCAAAAGTGGCCCTGGCAAAATTGGCAGTCGCCTACGAATTTCACCGCTGACGACCCGCACTTGTCCGCGAAACACTTGtcctttctcttcttcttgcttccAGTTTTCTTGGATACTCGGCTAGCAGACGCCACCAAGACCGCCGTTCCGTTTGAGCCGTTGCCGACGTTAACCTCTGTGGCTTTATCACCAGTGTTGCTTTGTGTTGTTTCCGTCATCGGTTCGTATGAGTAAATTATCTAGTTATGTGTGTGCTGTGCCAGCTCCTATACACAGCTAAGGAGCCTTTTACAGATGGCGGTCGGTTATCTATGATCTTGAGGACCTTCACCCTGTCatttatatatatatttcCCTTAGTGCCACCGCCACCTTAGGTAAGTTTCGTAAGAAGGTACTGCGATAATAGCGCTCGGGCGATGAGTAAAAAGCTACAACGTTTGATAGCCGCAGGCTACTGGCATATTCAAGTTTGTTAGCTTCCGGTGATCGGGCTGTCACTTTTGCTTGTTCCGGAGTCCCCGTGGGCAAGGTAACTCGAAAACACCACTGAGGGTCGTTACGGCTATCAACGGCAGCCCGTGAGGTCGGCAACTTTCGTAGTAGTAGTCCAGGGCTCTGGTTGGTATCGTGAGGGCGCACTTTGACTATGATGCCAGGGTTTGATTCTGCGGACCGTTGATTAACGGTCACTTTGGACGTAGTATAAAAAAACGTCGCCATTAATTACTCATTAGCGCCGTTTGATTTACTCCAGAAGATTCGGGCGACGGCGCGTTTTGGGAGGGGCCCATGTCGACCGTTAGGAATCGCGCAATTCGCAGACCACCCTGCGTAGTGTATGTTGCACTGCCTATGGAGGCTTAACAGGGCCCATAGACGACACGAGGAAGTCAAAATTGTCAAAGAAGCGAGCGAGATCCTGCTGGTTAGCTGGTTACAGTCAACACATCTTGATAGAGGAGGCCAACAAGTGCTTTCTGACTCACAAAGCTTTCGGCTTTCAGCCGTGAAGGTGAAAATGAAAACGTCACTATTTACGTATATAGATAGGCCCGTCCGTCGACGCCGTCACCGCTGGAAGGAGACCCTGGCGCCCTCGCCAGCCGGCGCGTGTGATACAGTGCACACTCGCGTACGTCGTCCACGGTACCTCTCCGTCACCCGAGCTCCCCAAAATCTCAGATTGTTGTTTTCTCCCCCCATGTCCCTCTTACAAGTCATCAGCGATCGTATCCAGGCTGATTGGCTGGCCCGGCTTGAAAGCCGGGAGCCCAAGGTATGGGCACCCGGAGCACCTAAATGCATCGCCAAGCGAGCACGAGCCGCAGCCACCGACCTTCTTGCCTTGAATAGTAAAGTCAATTTCCGTCAGCTCCTGCTCGTCAAACTTGACGGGCTTGCCCAGAATGCGATCctgcgcagcgcgcgcggcaTCCGCTTCCTGTGCCTCGGCCTCCTTCAACCCGCAAGTACAGTCCTTACAAGCCTTACGTCTTCTGGTCTTGGTCTTGCCACACGTGACGACAGTGATGGCGCTCTTCTCCGCGTCATCAACCAAatcgtcttcatcgatAGAGTCCGCAGAGTCCTGGCCCGCGACGTCgtcgaaaaattttgacttCGAAGCCGTGAGCTCATCAGAGTTGCTGTCATCCTCGTTCATACCGTCCAGCTCGTCTCCGTCGTCCAGGTCTTCAGCCACTACGCTAGCACGCGGAGACTCGGGTTTCTTAAATGTTGGGAGCCCGGTAGGCTTTGGTTTTTCGgcctttttgaaggctggAAGCGCGAAGCTAGGCTTTGCAAAGATAGGTAAGGACTTTGAACCGCCAGAGGGTGTGTTGCGCTTGGGCCGCAGTGCCACTGGCGCTGTCTGTGTGTGTGCTGTGCCTTTCTTTACCCAGTGGTAGCCCTGCTCGCCGCTATTTACGACCTCGAACCCGTTTATCAGCGCGTCAATTTTGTAGACGTCGCTTAGTCCGAAGAGCCTGCCACCGCCTCGTAGGCTCTGTGCCAGTactgcgatgagctttgTAGGAAACTGTATTTCTGACTCTTTTTCGGGCGTCAGGTAGTAGACCAGCGAGTACTTTTCGTCCTCCAACTGTACGCTTGAGTCGttcagcttgttgaccagAAACTGGTCCAGCTTGCTCGAGTCTGCAAATACATTGCTCTTCTTGACACTTTCCACAAGCTCCGGCGTCGTAGTGACAGCCGGGTGGATCAAAAGTAGACTGCTCTTCTCTCCAGacatttcttcaacaaa from Lachancea thermotolerans CBS 6340 chromosome F complete sequence includes the following:
- the DRE2 gene encoding electron carrier DRE2 (similar to uniprot|P36152 Saccharomyces cerevisiae YKR071C DRE2), translated to MSGEKSSLLLIHPAVTTTPELVESVKKSNVFADSSKLDQFLVNKLNDSSVQLEDEKYSLVYYLTPEKESEIQFPTKLIAVLAQSLRGGGRLFGLSDVYKIDALINGFEVVNSGEQGYHWVKKGTAHTQTAPVALRPKRNTPSGGSKSLPIFAKPSFALPAFKKAEKPKPTGLPTFKKPESPRASVVAEDLDDGDELDGMNEDDSNSDELTASKSKFFDDVAGQDSADSIDEDDLVDDAEKSAITVVTCGKTKTRRRKACKDCTCGLKEAEAQEADAARAAQDRILGKPVKFDEQELTEIDFTIQGKKVGGCGSCSLGDAFRCSGCPYLGLPAFKPGQPISLDTIADDL